From Streptomyces sp. SCSIO 75703:
GGTGCCGCTGGCCGGTACGCCCGTGCGCGACCCGGCGATGGACCTCGACGCCTTCCTCGCCCAGGTCGGGAAGGCGTCCCCCGCGGCCCGCGTCGTCGTCCCGGACTACCGGACGGTGTACGACGCCGCGTTCCGCCCGACGGGGCGCTGAGGGGCCGAGGGGCGGGGGACGTCCGTCTCCCTCAGCCGATGGCGACGACCCGGGCCCAGGAGGGCGGGGCGTCCGGGACGTACTCGGGACTCTCCTCGTCCACCGCGCGGGCGGGGCGCGGGAAGAGACCGACGACGGTACGGCAGGGCGGCGGGACCGAGGGCCACGGCGTCTGCCCGTCCGTCAGCGCGACGATGACGTCGGGGCGGGGGCCGGAGCGCAGCGCGCGGGCGAACCCGGAGCGCAGGTCGGTCCCGCCCCCGCCGATCAGCGTGAGCCTCTCGGCGCGGCAGAGCGGCACGGCGACCCCGGCGGCCTTGTCGCAGGAGATCACGGAGACCAGGTCGCGCCGTCCGCCCACCGCCCGCGAGATCGCGGCCACCTCCAGGAGCGCGCTGCCCAGCTCGCCGTCGCTCACAGACCCGGAGGTGTCGATCACGACGCACACCCGGGGCGGTGTCCGGCGCAGGCTCGGCAGCACCACCCCGGGCAGGACTGCCGAACGCCGCGACGGACGCCCGTAGCTGTGGTTCTCGCCCGCCCCTGGTGCGCCCGCCGCCGAGCGCACCGCGGCGCCCAGCAGCCGCTGCCAGGGCTGCGGCGGATGGAACGCCTCGTCCGCCCACCGCGTCCACCCTCGCGGCGCTTCGCCCGGCCTCCCCCTGATGCCCTCGGCGACGCGGAATCGGACGGCGTCCCGCTGTTGCGCGGTCAGCCCGTACGCCCCGTCGGGCCCCAGCTCCCATGGCCGCTCGTGCCCGTCGGCGCCGCTGCCGCAGTCCAGCCAGGCCAGGTCGCCGGTGAGCCCGGACATCGACGACGTCCGCAGGTACTCCTCCATCAGCAGTCCGTCGGGCAGCCGCAGCATCGACGGCAGTACGGCGCCGGTGGGCAGGGGAAGGCCATCGCCGTAAATGTCGTCGTTGATCTCGAAGTCGGCGGCGATGTTCCGCCGCAGCCGTGCCCGTTCCCCGTCCCGGGCATGGCCGGGACGGGCCCGCCCGCGCGGCCGGTGGTCCTCGTGTTCGCGCGCGTACCCTTCGCTGCGGGCGTGATGGTCGCGGAGCAGGTGGGATACCTCGTGCACCCAGACACCCGCCAGTTCCCCGACGGGGGTACGGGCGACGAAACCGGGGGAGACGTAGCAGCGCCAGTACGCGTCGACCGCCATCGTCGGCACCGACGGGTCCTCCACGACGTGCAGGGCGAAGAGCGCGTCGGCCAGGTAGGGGCGGACCTTCACCGCGTGCAGGCGGGCGGCCAGCAGCTTGTCCCGGTCCAGGGGCAGCGGGGCACGGTCCGCGGACCGGCCGGAGGGGCCGGACGGCGGCCCGGCGCCGGCGCCCCGTGCGGAGCGGGGCGGCGCGGGGCGCGGGAGCGGCCGGGGCGGCGGAGCCGGCCGCAGACCCGGCGCCGTGCGGCCGTCGGACCCCGGCCGCACGGCCTCCCGCCCCTCGCCTCCCGGACGCGGCCCCGCCTGCCCGTTCGCCCCCGTCATCGGCCCGCCCCCGCCGCCCCGGTGCCGGTGCCGGTACCGGCACACGACCCGTGCCCGCCTCCGCCTCGGCCCCCGGTGGCCGCCGCGACCCGCCGCACCGACCGGTCCGCGCGCCGGGCGAGGCCGATCACCGACGCCAGCCGCTCCACGGCCGCCGGCACCTCCCAGTCCGCGCGCCGCAGCGCGGCGAGGGTCCGCGCCGGGGCCACCAGCAGGTCCGGGGCACCGGTCTCCAACGCCCTTACCAGCACCGCCCATCCGGCCTCCCACCGTTCCCGTTCGGGCCGCGCGCCGACGGCGGCCACCACCGCGTCCAACGCGGCCTGCCGCAGGTCGCCGCGTACGGGCAGCTCGGCCGAGGCCGGGTCGGCCAGCAGTTCCTCCGGGTCCGGAAGGTCCATCCGGTCCAGGTGGGCGAGGAGTTCGAGCCCCGGACCGTCGCCGACCGCCCCCCGGACCAGGAGAGCCAGTACGTCCCGGGAGACGGAGGCAGCCGTGGCGAAGGCCAGCAACGTCAGGGCGGCCTCCCAGCTCCGGGGCGAGGGCCAGGCCCCGCCGCGCCCCGTCTCGGTGGTCGGCAGCCGGTGGATCAGCGTCGGCCGGACCGCCAAGAACCCGCACACCGCGTCCCGCGCGAACCGCACGGCCTCCGCCAGCCGTTGGGGCGCCAGACGGGGCAGCCCGGCCCGGGGCCAGACGCCGCCGAGCCCGCGGACGACCACCTCCCGGTCGTGCACCCAGTACAGGTGCACGAACCGGTTGGCCAGCGGCGGGCTCAGCTCCCACCCGTCCGCCGCCGACGCGCGGGGGTTGGCGGCGGCCACGATCCGTACGCCGGGCGGGAGCCGGAGCGCGCCGACCCGGCGTTCCAGGACGACCCGGAGCAGGGCGGCCTGCACGGCCGGTGTGGCGGTGGAGAGCTCGTCGAGGAAGAGCAGTCCGCGTCCCGCCCGGACGAGTTCCACGGCCCACTGCGGCGGCGCCATCGGCACGCCCTGCACGGCGGGGTCGTCTCCGACGACGGGCAGGCCGGAGAAGTCGGACGGCTCGTGGACACTGGCGATGACGGTGGTCAGCGGCAGCCCGAGGGAGGCGGCGAGCCGGGTCAGGGCCGCGGTCTTGCCGATGCCGGGCTCGCCCCAGAGCAGGACGGGCAGGTCGGCCGCGACGGCGAGGGTGAGTGCTTCGAGCTGGTCGTCGGGGCGCGGCTCCGTGGTGGAGGACCGGAGGAGGTCCAGGAGCTCGCCGGCGACGGAGAGTTGGGCGTCGGTACCGAGGGTGGGGGTGGGCTCGGGGGTGGGCAGGGGGGCACTGGGGTTCATGGGCATCACCCGGGGTGGTTGGGGGAACGAGGGACCTCTCGTCCCGGAGGAAGGGCACGAAGGGGTGTGGCGGGCCCCGCGGGGCCCGGGCACAGGGCCTACAGGCCGTCGGAGGGGGCGTGGCCGTTTCGGGGACGGGTCCGGCCGGCGCGCTTGCGGCGCAGGACGGCGGGCGTGTGCCGGTCCGGCCGGAGCCGGTGGCCCGGCTCGGCGGCGGCGGGATGCGCGGTGACGAGCCCGGCCCGGAAGAGACCGTGGCCGACACGGCGGTCCGCCGCCGACTCCAGTGCCTCCCGCAGCGGTCCCTCGCGCAACACGGCGCCGGGGCCGAGCAGCGCCTCGACGACGTCCAGCGCGCCGACGACGTCACCGTGACCGAGCCGCTCCCGGACGGCGGGCAGCGCCTCCGGGGTGCGGTGGACCGCGTCGATCGCCCGCAGGCACGGCAGGGCGGGGCCGCCGAGCGCCACGAGCAGGTCCTCCCGGCGCAGTTCGTCCGGCGTATGGTCGACGGCCGTCAGCACGCCGTCCCGCAGGGCGATCCGGTGCACCTCGCCCCGGCACTCCACCCGGTGCGGATCACCGCCGGGCGGGTCACCGCCCTCGCACGCGGAACCGGCGGCCGGGATCGCGTCCAGCGCCGCGGCGACCAGCGGATGCAGTCGCCCGGCCGGGACCAGCCCGGCCCGCAGCAGTTCCAGATCCGGAAGGCGCCTGACCGCGGCCTCGGGCAGTACCGGAAGCGCGGCGATCTCCTGCGCGGGCAGCGCGTGCCGCAACGGCCGGAGGGCGGGGGCGTGGCTGTCGTCGGGGGCGGCGAGTTCGAGCACGGCGCGGCGCCGTGCGCCCAGCCGTACGGTGAAGGCGCCGCGAGACCGGCCCTCGGCCCGCAACAGCAGCTCGCCCTCGGCAGCCCAGCGCCCCACCGCCAGCGACGCGTCCGGCCCCGCCACCGCGGGCATCACGGCCGGCACCCCGTCCTCCGAGCGCCGGGCCAGCTCGCCGCTGCGGGAGGCGTCCCACAGGTGCCGGTGCAGGTCGAGCCGGAAACGCCGGTCGGGATACGGGTGCGGATGCTGTCCGGGGACGCCGTGGCCGGGCCCCTCCCACAGGGCGAGGGACATCCGCTGACCGCCGTCGGCACGGGCGGGCGGCGTCCGCACCACCAACCGCAGCGGCGGGGCGCCGGGACGCGGGTAACGGGCGAGGGTGAGGGTCAGACCGGGCCGCAGCCGCCCGTCGGGGGCGCTCCGGGGCATGTGCCAGCGGAGCAGGTCGGGCGCCAGCCGGCGCAGATCCGCCCGGAGCCGAGCGGCGAGTTCGGTGCCGTGGCGGTCGCGCACGGCACGCGGATCGAGGTCGACGTCGACCCGGGCGGCGGCGCAGGCCCCCGCCCAGTCACCGGTCGTACGCCGTGCGGTCGCGGTGTCGACCATGGACGGTGGCACGGCGTACTTCCGCACGCGCTGCCACATCAACAGGCGGGCCGGAATCACGTGCACGCGGTGAAGTGCCATCAGCACTCACCTTGCGCGAATGATTCCCCCATCCCACACGAGGAGTTCGTCATCGCGGGCATCGTAGACACGCCGTCACGCCCTTGTCAGCCAATTTCCCGCCGCCGCACGGCGCTTCGCCCCGCGCGGCCGGGCGAGTGCGTACGCTGCGGACATGGCATGCCGCATCAGCGAACTGGTCATCGACTGTGCCGACCCGGAACGGCTCGCGGCGTTCTGGTGCGAGGTCCTCGGCTACGTCGAACTCGGCCGGGAGGACGACGGAGGCGTCGAGATCGGCCCGCCCGACACCGGCTTCGGCGGCCCCCGGCCCGTCCTGGTCCTCAGCCCCACCAGCGCCCCCCGGGCCGGGAAGCTGCCGCTGCACCTCGACGTCAGCCCCACCGACCGCGATCAGGACGCCGAACTGGAGCGCCTGCTCGCCCTCGGCGCGCGCCCCGCCGACATCGGCCAGACCGGCACTGAGACCTGGCACGTCCTCGCCGACCCGGAGGGCAACGAGTTCTGCCTCCTCCGCAAACGCGTCCCCTCCCTCTGAGCCCGGCCCCGCCCTCGCCGGCACCCGCTCAGCGCGGCGTCCTCCTGCGACGGGGTGGGTGCGCGGCGGGCGGAAGAGTTCGTACGGCCCCAGGCATGCGGCGGCGAGGGGGGCGAGGCGTGCGCCGCATCCGCAGGCCATGTCGGGCCGCCCGTGCCGAGTGGTCCGGGGTGAGGCGCGTTCCGCGCTTCGCGCAGACGAGGGCCGTCGTCCCCGCCGCCTTCCGTCGTGCCGGCCCGTCAGCAGGCGTGGCGCCGCCCGGCCCCCTCGGCCGTCCGCGTCATCATCCGGCGTACGAGGGGGACGATGCCCCCGGATTCCCCGTCGTGGTGTCCGCGCGCCCGGGGCGGGGTGGTCGTCCGGCGATCGCCCTCCGGTTCCCCGGCGGCGCGGCGGGGGCGTTCCCGCGTGGGTGTTTCCTGCGGTGCGGCTCAACTCCGGTGCCGGGGCGGGCCGGTGGGCCGGGTGGACAGTGCGGGCCGGGCCACGGAGAATCGGGCCGGGCCGCGCCGGCCGTTCCCTGAACCGCGTGACCCCGCGGGGCGGAACCCCGCGGCTCGGACCACTGGAACGGACGGCAGGGGGACTGGACGGCATGGTGAGCGCAGGGTCTTCCGGGGCGCCGGGGCGGACCGCGGCCACGCCGGTGCAGGCGCCCCGGGCAGCCGTGATCGTCTCCTTGGTGATCGCGCTGCTGCTGGCCGCGCTGTCGCTGCTGGTGATGTTCCCGGCCGCCGGGCACCTGCGCTCCCTGCGGGACGGGGAGCTGGTCGAGGCGACGCTGGTCCGGCAGGGCGGGTGCATGGCGGGCAACTGTCAGGTCGAGTTCGAGGCGGCCGGACGGACCGTGGTGGCGGACCTGCCGGTCGGCAGCGGCGCCGGCAAGTCGTCCGTCGGCACGCGGCTGCCCGTCCGGTACCGGGCCGGTGATCCTCGGGTGGTCGCCCTGGACGGCGACGTCGACGGTGGCGGGGCGGCCGTCGGGGCGGTCATGGCGGCCGGCGGCGCCCTGCTCTTCCTGGCCGTGTCGGTCCTGGCGGGTGTCGCCCTGATCCGGCAGCGCCGCCGGGACCCGGAGCCCGGCCGGGCACCTTCGCCGGGCGAGCGGCCGGCCGACGCGTAGCGAGGCCACGGCGACCGCCCGCGACCGGCCCCGCCCGGCCCGGCGACCGCCCGCGACCTGCCCCGCCCGGCCCGGCGACCGCCATGGCCGCGCGGCCGGGGCGGGGCGTCCTCCTCTCGCCCCCGGTCCCGCCGGCAACGGGCGCGGCGGGGCGTTTGGCGTGGGTCCGCGGGGTCACCCGGGAGCCTCCGCACCCAGCGCAGACCGAGAGGACGACGCCGTGAGCACACACAACCCGGAGCCTGGCGGGCGGTCCCGTCAGGGCGAGACCGCGGGGCCGCACGACGAGGACGTGGTGACGATCCTGCTCGATCAGCATGCCCGTATCCGGACCCTCTTCGGTGAGGTGAGGGACTCCCAGGGCGAGCGGAAGCAGGATGCCTTCGACACGCTGCGGGGGCTGCTGGCCGTGCACGAGACCGCCGAGGAGATGGTGTTGCGTCCGGCAGCGAAGAAGACCGCCGGCAAGGAGGAGGCCGAGGCCCGCAACGCCGAGGAGAAGGAAGCCAACAAGGTCCTGGCCGAGCTGGAGAGGCTGGACGTCTCCAGCGCCGAGTTCGACACCCGCTTCTCCCGGTTCGAGCAGGACGTTCTGGCGCACGCGCGGCACGAGGAGATGGAGGAGTTCCCCGCCATCGAGTCGGGCTGCACCCCGGAGCAACGGCGGGCCATGGGCAAGCGGCTGCTCACCGCGGAGCGGACGGCGCCCACGCATCCGCATCCCACGGCCGCCGGCTCGCCGGCCATGCAGTGGACGCTCGGGCCCTTCGCCTCCCTGCTGGACCGGGCTCGGGACGCGTTCGGCACGACCGTGAGGAAGTGAACCGCGCGGGCCTCCTCAGCGGCCGCCCGGTCGGACCGCTTCCGGCCGGGCACCGTCAGGCATGAGGTGCCCTCTCACCGCCGCCACCGAGCCCGGCGCGGTGGCGGCGGTGGTGTCGGAGCGCGCCCGGACGGGGCCGCCTCCCCCTCGCCGCCTCTCGCCGTACCAGCCCCCACGCCGGGGCGCCGGAGGGAGGTCCGGCGAGCAGGAGGAGTACGCGTTCGGCGGGGCGGGCCCGGTTCCGTCAGAGGTGGGATCCGCCGGTGGCGTCGACGACCTGCCCCGTCACCCAGCGGCCGCCGTCGGAGGCGAGGAAGGCGACCACGTCGGCGACGTCCTCGGGCCGGCCCACCCGGCCGAGGACCGAGAGCGCGGCGGCGGACCGCTCGGCGGCCTCGTTGCCGCGCAGCCAGGAGGCGTTGATGTCGGTGTCGACGATGCCGGGGGCGACCGCGTTGACGGTGATGCCGCGACCGCCGAGCGCCTTGGCGAGGGCGAGGGCGACCACCGCGAGCGGAGCGGTGGCCGCCGGCCAGGGCGGGGCGCCGGACGGGGCGGTGGCGGTCGGCGGGACCGCCCCGGCCTGGACGGCGGGGAAGTACCGCGTGGCCGGGAGAGGACGCGGCACTTCCCGGCCGCAGTCACATGATCGGCACGGGGGCACGGGGGCGGACAGGGCCGAACAGTCCCCGCCGGGTCCCGGCCGCGGGGCCCAACGTCCCTCGGGGGCGGGGACGTCGGACGGGAGCGGCCGCTTCGCGGCGGTGTGCGCCGTTTCGACCGGCGAGCAACGGGCGGGGCCCGCCAGGGTCGGGAGAGGCGGGGGCCGCCACCAGCAGGAGAGGCTGGGCCCCGCCACGATCCGGAGGAGCAGGGCCCGCCACCGGCAGGAGAGGCTGGACCCGCCACGATCCGGAGGAGCAGGGCCCGCCACCGGCAGGAGAGGCTGGGCCCGCCACGGTCCGAAGGAGCGGGGCCCGCCACCGGCAGGAGGGACGGGCGCCTCCCCCGGCCGGAGAGGCGGGGCCCGCCACCGGCCGCGGGGGCGGGCCCTCAGCGGATGTCGTCGACCGCGAGGTCGGTGCCGACGACGAGGGTCACCACGCCGGCGGTGGCCTCGGCGTCCTCGCGGGTCTGCGCGCCGGGCAGCCGGCCGGCGAGGACCGCGGCCCGCCGCTCCAGGCCGGGCGGGTAGGTGACCGTGGTGCGTCCGCTCTTCTCGGCGTTGCCGGTGCCGACGACGCCGATCCCGGCCTCGGTCAGCCTCTCGGACACGGCGGCGGCCCGGCCCGGCACGCCGGTGCCGTTGAGGACCTGGACGCGGACCTGGGAGGCGTAGACGGGGTCCTTCGCGTCCTCTTCCACCCGCTTCTTGTCGATCTCCCGGTCCTTGGCGAGCGCGGCGAACACCTCCGCGGCCTGCGGGTACTGCCAGACCACGTTGGCCTTGTCGCCCGGCACGTCCGCCTCGCGCGGGTAGTGGGGCACGGTGAGGAAGGTCAGCCGGTCGCCGGGGATGTCCTTCAGCTCGGAGGCGAGGCCGGACAGGGGCTTGATGCCGGCCAGGGCCTCGTCGGTGGTGAGGGACTTGGTGGCGGACTGGAGGAAGCCGTAGAGGGCGCTCGGGCTGGTCAGCTTGGAGCGCGCCTTGTCGGCGAGGGCCTGCATGAACTCCTGCTGGCGGCCGATGCGTCCGACGTCGGAGCCGTCGCCGACGCCGTAGCGGGCGCGGACGTAGCCGAGGGCCTGCTCGTCGCGGACGGTCTGGCAGCCGGCCTCCAGGTCGAGGTGGGCCTTCTCGTCGTGGATGGCCTGCTCGGGACAGATCTCGATGCCGCCCAGGGCGTTGACCATGCCCTTGAAGCCCTGGAAGTCGACGGACACGAAGTGGTCGATGCGCAGGCCGGTGTTGGCCTCGACGGTCTTGATGGTGCAGGCGGCGGCCCCGGCGACCTCACCGGTGGTGCCGCCGATCGCGAACGACTCGTTGATCTTGAAGTGGTGCGGGTCGGAGGTACTGCCGTCGCCCTTGTCGCAACTGGGTATGCGCACCCAGGAGTCGCGGGGCAGGGAGACCGCCGCGGCCCACTTCCGGTCGGCCGGGATGTGCAGCACCATCAGCGTGTCCGACTGCATGGTGGTCAGGCCCTTGCCGTACTTGGCGTTGTCGCCGTCGCGGCTGTCGGATCCGACGACGAGGATGTTCTTCGAGCCGGGGCTGAGGTTGACGGGGCGGTTCCCGCCGAGTTTGTCGTCGAGGTCGGCGGAGTGGATGTTGTCGTTCAGGTCGTTGTAGACCCAGGCCCCGACACCGGCGACGCCGAGGAGGAGGGCGGAGCACACGCCCGCGCCCCACAGCAGGTACCTGCCCCGCTTGGTCAGCCGGGCCGG
This genomic window contains:
- a CDS encoding VWA-like domain-containing protein translates to MPLDRDKLLAARLHAVKVRPYLADALFALHVVEDPSVPTMAVDAYWRCYVSPGFVARTPVGELAGVWVHEVSHLLRDHHARSEGYAREHEDHRPRGRARPGHARDGERARLRRNIAADFEINDDIYGDGLPLPTGAVLPSMLRLPDGLLMEEYLRTSSMSGLTGDLAWLDCGSGADGHERPWELGPDGAYGLTAQQRDAVRFRVAEGIRGRPGEAPRGWTRWADEAFHPPQPWQRLLGAAVRSAAGAPGAGENHSYGRPSRRSAVLPGVVLPSLRRTPPRVCVVIDTSGSVSDGELGSALLEVAAISRAVGGRRDLVSVISCDKAAGVAVPLCRAERLTLIGGGGTDLRSGFARALRSGPRPDVIVALTDGQTPWPSVPPPCRTVVGLFPRPARAVDEESPEYVPDAPPSWARVVAIG
- a CDS encoding MoxR family ATPase; the protein is MNPSAPLPTPEPTPTLGTDAQLSVAGELLDLLRSSTTEPRPDDQLEALTLAVAADLPVLLWGEPGIGKTAALTRLAASLGLPLTTVIASVHEPSDFSGLPVVGDDPAVQGVPMAPPQWAVELVRAGRGLLFLDELSTATPAVQAALLRVVLERRVGALRLPPGVRIVAAANPRASAADGWELSPPLANRFVHLYWVHDREVVVRGLGGVWPRAGLPRLAPQRLAEAVRFARDAVCGFLAVRPTLIHRLPTTETGRGGAWPSPRSWEAALTLLAFATAASVSRDVLALLVRGAVGDGPGLELLAHLDRMDLPDPEELLADPASAELPVRGDLRQAALDAVVAAVGARPERERWEAGWAVLVRALETGAPDLLVAPARTLAALRRADWEVPAAVERLASVIGLARRADRSVRRVAAATGGRGGGGHGSCAGTGTGTGAAGAGR
- a CDS encoding VOC family protein, whose translation is MACRISELVIDCADPERLAAFWCEVLGYVELGREDDGGVEIGPPDTGFGGPRPVLVLSPTSAPRAGKLPLHLDVSPTDRDQDAELERLLALGARPADIGQTGTETWHVLADPEGNEFCLLRKRVPSL
- a CDS encoding DUF3592 domain-containing protein; this translates as MIVSLVIALLLAALSLLVMFPAAGHLRSLRDGELVEATLVRQGGCMAGNCQVEFEAAGRTVVADLPVGSGAGKSSVGTRLPVRYRAGDPRVVALDGDVDGGGAAVGAVMAAGGALLFLAVSVLAGVALIRQRRRDPEPGRAPSPGERPADA
- a CDS encoding hemerythrin domain-containing protein, which gives rise to MSTHNPEPGGRSRQGETAGPHDEDVVTILLDQHARIRTLFGEVRDSQGERKQDAFDTLRGLLAVHETAEEMVLRPAAKKTAGKEEAEARNAEEKEANKVLAELERLDVSSAEFDTRFSRFEQDVLAHARHEEMEEFPAIESGCTPEQRRAMGKRLLTAERTAPTHPHPTAAGSPAMQWTLGPFASLLDRARDAFGTTVRK
- a CDS encoding LCP family protein, whose translation is MLWGAGVCSALLLGVAGVGAWVYNDLNDNIHSADLDDKLGGNRPVNLSPGSKNILVVGSDSRDGDNAKYGKGLTTMQSDTLMVLHIPADRKWAAAVSLPRDSWVRIPSCDKGDGSTSDPHHFKINESFAIGGTTGEVAGAAACTIKTVEANTGLRIDHFVSVDFQGFKGMVNALGGIEICPEQAIHDEKAHLDLEAGCQTVRDEQALGYVRARYGVGDGSDVGRIGRQQEFMQALADKARSKLTSPSALYGFLQSATKSLTTDEALAGIKPLSGLASELKDIPGDRLTFLTVPHYPREADVPGDKANVVWQYPQAAEVFAALAKDREIDKKRVEEDAKDPVYASQVRVQVLNGTGVPGRAAAVSERLTEAGIGVVGTGNAEKSGRTTVTYPPGLERRAAVLAGRLPGAQTREDAEATAGVVTLVVGTDLAVDDIR